The Thermococcus sp. genome includes a region encoding these proteins:
- a CDS encoding ferritin family protein — MHSELAKKAEELGLPPSFVSTLRKLTKEDKEHGESLKRLYLKTYGEEPGEVDITPIEAFSLLRALENPENLEFVFKIIMETGLIAKRLYERLSSITEVAGVRDFYTYLATMEWTHYQRLRGEAGLMGIDIGKMEEGFMKKGLL, encoded by the coding sequence ATACACAGTGAGCTCGCTAAAAAAGCTGAGGAGCTTGGGCTACCCCCTAGTTTTGTTTCGACGCTCAGAAAGCTCACTAAAGAGGACAAAGAACACGGAGAGAGCCTTAAGAGGCTGTACCTCAAGACATACGGGGAAGAACCTGGAGAAGTTGACATTACGCCCATCGAGGCATTTAGCCTTTTAAGGGCTCTCGAAAACCCGGAGAATCTGGAGTTTGTCTTCAAAATAATTATGGAAACGGGGCTAATTGCAAAAAGGCTCTATGAACGCCTCTCCTCAATAACGGAGGTTGCTGGGGTAAGGGACTTCTACACCTACCTCGCAACTATGGAGTGGACGCACTATCAGAGACTCCGCGGTGAGGCCGGGCTAATGGGGATAGACATTGGAAAGATGGAAGAAGGGTTTATGAAAAAGGGGTTACTTTGA
- a CDS encoding 4Fe-4S dicluster domain-containing protein gives MRAPILVPTVLRNLVKKPATNLFPKTEPVPVPEDFRGQLKYNVDKCVGCRMCVTVCPAGVFVYLPDIRKVALWTARCVYCSQCVDVCPTGALQMSDKFLLASYDNYDDKFIPLKEEKIEEIMRKLEEKKKAKEKVKAEKKDSK, from the coding sequence GTGAGGGCGCCAATACTCGTCCCAACGGTGCTCAGGAACCTCGTCAAGAAGCCCGCGACCAACCTCTTTCCAAAGACCGAACCTGTACCCGTTCCAGAGGACTTCAGGGGACAGCTAAAATACAACGTTGACAAGTGCGTCGGCTGTAGAATGTGCGTTACCGTCTGTCCAGCTGGAGTCTTCGTCTATTTACCGGACATCAGGAAAGTGGCCCTATGGACCGCCCGTTGCGTTTATTGCTCTCAGTGCGTTGACGTCTGCCCGACAGGAGCGCTCCAGATGAGCGACAAGTTTCTCTTAGCGAGCTACGACAACTACGACGACAAGTTCATTCCGCTCAAGGAGGAGAAAATCGAGGAGATAATGAGAAAGCTTGAGGAAAAGAAAAAGGCCAAAGAGAAGGTCAAAGCCGAGAAAAAGGACTCAAAGTAA
- a CDS encoding respiratory chain complex I subunit 1 family protein: MDVIGEIVYPIAGLLGLYGFVSLVSLLWEGIDRKLVARMQRRVGPPLIQPFYDFLKLLSKETIIPNTANYMFRLAPIMALATAIALLAYTPMGFTPVLASKGDVIVFIYLLALISFFKIVGAISSGNPYAKIGAAREATIMVSREPAMMLAIFAIMWRLGKLGVPKPFSMGIFYIHNIWEIGTPMSFVGAIILLYVFCVWLASEIEVGFFNIPDAEEEIAEGLLVEYSGRYLALLKLTKALKAYIAASLVVAIFFPWGIAGYLNLTGISADIANLLFHTLKVFALLFVVESVFRAVTGRLKITQAVDFLWKNVFLASLVGSLLIAMEVIM, from the coding sequence ATGGACGTTATTGGAGAAATCGTTTATCCTATCGCAGGTTTGCTCGGACTTTATGGCTTCGTCTCACTCGTATCGCTCCTCTGGGAGGGAATAGACAGAAAGCTTGTAGCTAGAATGCAGAGGCGCGTTGGCCCACCGCTGATACAGCCCTTCTACGACTTCCTCAAGCTCCTCAGCAAGGAAACAATAATACCCAACACGGCCAACTACATGTTTAGACTTGCACCCATTATGGCTCTAGCCACAGCTATAGCGCTCTTAGCTTACACTCCGATGGGCTTCACGCCGGTTCTCGCTAGCAAGGGCGACGTTATAGTCTTCATATACCTCCTGGCACTCATAAGCTTCTTTAAGATAGTAGGGGCGATAAGCTCTGGCAATCCCTATGCAAAGATAGGAGCGGCCAGGGAAGCGACGATAATGGTGTCAAGAGAACCTGCGATGATGCTGGCAATCTTCGCCATAATGTGGCGTCTCGGAAAGCTCGGCGTTCCAAAGCCCTTCAGCATGGGAATCTTTTACATCCACAACATCTGGGAGATTGGAACTCCAATGAGTTTCGTCGGGGCGATAATACTACTCTACGTCTTCTGCGTCTGGCTGGCGAGCGAGATAGAGGTCGGGTTCTTCAATATACCAGACGCGGAGGAAGAGATAGCCGAGGGGCTTTTGGTTGAATACAGCGGGAGGTATTTAGCCTTACTCAAGCTGACGAAGGCACTAAAGGCCTACATTGCCGCTTCCCTTGTCGTGGCTATATTCTTCCCCTGGGGGATAGCGGGTTATTTAAACCTCACCGGTATCTCGGCAGATATAGCGAACCTGCTCTTCCACACGCTGAAAGTATTCGCCCTCCTATTCGTCGTCGAGAGTGTCTTTAGAGCGGTAACAGGAAGACTGAAAATAACTCAGGCCGTGGACTTCCTCTGGAAGAACGTCTTCTTAGCGTCGCTTGTGGGCTCGCTCCTCATAGCGATGGAGGTGATAATGTGA
- a CDS encoding nickel-dependent hydrogenase large subunit — translation MTKVEYWVKIPFGPIHPGLEEPEKFILTLDGERIVDVDVKLGYNLRGIQWIALRRNYVQIMYLAERMCGICSFSHNHTYTRAVEEAGEIEVPERAEYIRVIIGELERIHSHLLNLGVLAHDIGYDTLLHLTWLAREKVMDTLEAVAGNRVNYSMVTIGGVRRDIDEKKRRIILDMIKYYKEVFPQIEDAFLHDPTIEARFRDTAVISKRVALEQGAVGPTGRGSGIRDDARWSERLGVYPDLGIKPVMPQDITGERPRGDVFDRMAVRIGELWQSLELIENALDAMPDGKIKTFPRDNILVAKLKLLVDGEGIGRYEAPRGELIHYVRGKKGSDKPLRWKPREPTFPNLFSVAEGVKGDQVADFVVAVASIDPCLSCTDRVAVIQNGKRRILTEKDLLKESIRKTREINPDIKGDPTPIGASCSR, via the coding sequence ATGACCAAAGTCGAGTACTGGGTTAAGATACCCTTCGGTCCGATTCACCCCGGTCTGGAGGAGCCCGAGAAGTTCATACTCACCCTTGACGGCGAGAGGATAGTTGACGTTGACGTCAAGCTCGGCTACAACCTGCGCGGAATCCAGTGGATAGCCCTGAGGAGGAACTACGTCCAGATAATGTATCTGGCAGAGAGAATGTGCGGAATCTGCTCCTTCTCGCACAACCACACCTACACGAGGGCCGTCGAGGAGGCGGGGGAAATAGAGGTTCCCGAGAGGGCCGAGTATATTCGAGTCATCATCGGCGAGCTGGAGAGGATTCACTCTCACCTCCTCAACCTCGGCGTTTTGGCACACGACATAGGCTACGACACATTGCTCCACCTTACATGGCTAGCCAGAGAAAAAGTCATGGACACGCTTGAAGCGGTGGCGGGAAATCGCGTCAACTACTCGATGGTGACCATTGGAGGTGTCCGAAGAGACATAGACGAGAAAAAGAGGCGGATAATCCTCGATATGATAAAATACTACAAGGAAGTCTTTCCGCAGATAGAGGATGCGTTTCTCCACGACCCGACGATAGAAGCACGTTTCAGGGACACCGCTGTGATAAGCAAGAGGGTTGCACTTGAGCAGGGAGCGGTCGGTCCAACTGGAAGAGGAAGCGGAATAAGGGACGACGCGAGATGGAGCGAAAGGCTCGGCGTTTATCCGGACCTCGGGATAAAGCCCGTAATGCCTCAGGACATCACCGGGGAGAGGCCGAGGGGAGACGTCTTCGACAGGATGGCGGTTAGGATAGGCGAGCTGTGGCAGAGCTTAGAACTCATCGAGAATGCCCTCGATGCCATGCCGGATGGGAAGATAAAGACCTTCCCCAGGGACAACATACTGGTGGCCAAGCTGAAGCTCCTCGTTGATGGTGAGGGGATAGGCAGGTATGAAGCCCCAAGGGGAGAGCTAATCCACTACGTCCGCGGAAAGAAGGGAAGCGACAAGCCACTCCGCTGGAAACCGAGGGAGCCGACCTTCCCTAACCTCTTCTCGGTGGCTGAAGGAGTTAAAGGCGACCAAGTAGCTGATTTTGTGGTCGCTGTTGCATCAATAGACCCATGCCTGAGCTGTACCGACAGAGTCGCGGTCATACAGAACGGCAAGAGGAGAATCCTGACTGAAAAAGACCTCCTCAAGGAATCCATCAGAAAGACGCGCGAGATAAACCCCGATATCAAAGGCGACCCCACTCCGATAGGAGCGAGCTGTTCGAGGTGA
- a CDS encoding NADH-quinone oxidoreductase subunit C — MNDNPTNEVTEVKEPTKAEKVAKAIAERFPEAEVQVKTNKWKRQRVWVRIPRGKYRELMRFIKELDSEAHYSIGIEQDWGDELGFLSHVVIHYDDSPAVSLLVDVHAPKDDPVIPDVSDIFPIALQFEREGMEMVGIDFEGAPDKRRLFLPDDFPEGIYPLRLDDKGVPEEMVHNAGHPYYLKGGKKA, encoded by the coding sequence ATGAATGATAATCCCACTAACGAGGTAACTGAGGTTAAAGAGCCCACTAAGGCCGAGAAGGTCGCGAAGGCCATAGCAGAGCGCTTTCCAGAGGCGGAAGTTCAGGTAAAGACCAACAAGTGGAAGAGACAGAGGGTCTGGGTGAGGATTCCCAGGGGAAAGTATCGCGAACTGATGAGATTCATCAAAGAACTCGACAGTGAGGCCCACTACTCGATAGGCATCGAGCAGGACTGGGGAGATGAGCTGGGCTTCCTTAGTCATGTTGTGATTCACTACGACGATTCACCGGCAGTTTCCCTGCTAGTAGATGTACACGCGCCCAAGGACGACCCTGTAATCCCTGATGTGAGCGACATCTTCCCAATAGCCCTCCAGTTCGAGAGGGAAGGCATGGAGATGGTCGGCATAGACTTCGAAGGAGCGCCCGACAAAAGGAGGCTCTTCCTGCCGGACGACTTTCCAGAGGGAATCTACCCTCTTCGCTTAGACGACAAAGGTGTTCCAGAGGAGATGGTTCACAACGCAGGACACCCGTACTACCTCAAAGGGGGGAAGAAGGCATGA
- a CDS encoding NADH-quinone oxidoreductase subunit B family protein, producing MAITVPAKSSSNSTERERLEKRIAQLCRYIGKSPWVFHVNTGSCNGCDIEIIAALTPRYDAERFGVKLVGSPRHADILLVTGPVTNQSLERLKLVYEQTPEPKIVIAVGSCPTGGSVFYESPFTNAPLSNVIPVDVYVPGCPPRPEAILHGVVLALEKLVEKLKGGSEK from the coding sequence ATGGCAATAACCGTTCCCGCTAAAAGCAGTTCAAACTCAACGGAACGCGAAAGGCTTGAGAAGAGAATCGCCCAGCTGTGCCGTTATATAGGTAAATCCCCCTGGGTTTTTCACGTTAACACCGGCTCGTGCAACGGCTGTGATATAGAGATTATAGCAGCCCTAACTCCCCGTTACGATGCCGAGCGCTTTGGGGTAAAGCTCGTAGGCAGTCCGAGGCACGCTGATATACTCCTCGTCACCGGGCCGGTAACCAACCAGAGCCTCGAGAGACTTAAACTGGTCTACGAGCAAACACCGGAGCCAAAGATAGTCATAGCCGTCGGCTCCTGCCCCACCGGCGGGAGCGTCTTCTACGAAAGTCCATTCACCAACGCACCGCTGAGCAACGTCATTCCGGTTGACGTTTACGTTCCTGGCTGTCCCCCGAGACCGGAGGCGATACTCCACGGGGTCGTTTTGGCCCTTGAGAAGCTGGTCGAGAAGTTAAAGGGAGGTTCCGAGAAATGA
- a CDS encoding hydrogenase, giving the protein MFGYWDALYFVLVFIIGLILAYFLDLWARKKGMGTRKTGDGTKIFISGEDPEKVIPGFEHLEGYYTGKNVMWGLTYALKRFFTVLKADHTGLLTDYVSYLVIVTAFVMGVLLIWG; this is encoded by the coding sequence ATGTTCGGCTACTGGGATGCCCTCTACTTCGTCCTCGTTTTCATCATTGGCCTAATCCTTGCCTACTTCCTCGACCTGTGGGCCAGAAAAAAAGGGATGGGAACCAGAAAAACTGGAGATGGAACAAAGATATTCATCAGCGGTGAGGACCCGGAAAAGGTTATCCCGGGTTTTGAGCACCTTGAGGGCTACTACACGGGAAAGAACGTCATGTGGGGCTTAACTTACGCCCTAAAACGCTTCTTTACTGTACTCAAGGCCGACCACACCGGACTGCTGACCGACTACGTGAGCTACCTCGTCATAGTTACCGCCTTCGTCATGGGAGTTCTCTTAATCTGGGGGTGA
- a CDS encoding proton-conducting transporter membrane subunit, with protein sequence MNGEILPYLIIIPLFGAFSMPIVSLAGRKAREAWAVIISGATLAVGSALFYYVWGSGKIVLYTLGAKSPLGQGVSFPVRIVWEVDTFGALMVLIVTFVSFMAVIYSLGYMKHDTGLDKYYTLIIILELGMLGIAITGDLFNFYVFLEIMSIASYALVAFRNDTWEGIEAGIKYMFVGSIASSLILLGIALLYGQYGTLTMGYLALKLSQNPTVVGKVALALFIAGLLFKSGASPVHMWLADAHPAAPSSISAMLSGLVIKIGGIYALTRILFSIYGTSISTKTVGWLIILFACITLIVGNAMAVIQTDMKRLLAYSSVGQIGYILLGLGIGLAAYGSQTGEIALAGAIYHTFNHALMKALLFLIAGVVIHQLGTRNLNELSGLAKTMPKTTFAFLIGAAAIIGMPPLNGFASKWLIYESSAIFNPILGAIAIIGTAFCTAAYVKVLYTFFGRPSERVMKAKDPEGTMLWPILILTIAIIVMGLFPWQISDKIMIPAVKTLENQLAYVSTLLGGA encoded by the coding sequence ATGAACGGCGAGATTCTACCGTACCTCATAATCATTCCCCTCTTTGGAGCGTTTTCGATGCCAATAGTGAGTCTAGCTGGAAGGAAGGCAAGGGAAGCGTGGGCCGTTATCATAAGCGGTGCTACATTAGCTGTAGGTTCGGCGCTCTTCTACTACGTCTGGGGGAGCGGAAAAATAGTTCTATACACCCTTGGAGCGAAGAGTCCACTTGGCCAAGGCGTTAGCTTCCCGGTAAGGATAGTCTGGGAGGTCGACACCTTTGGTGCCCTCATGGTGCTTATAGTGACCTTCGTGTCATTTATGGCGGTGATTTACTCCCTCGGCTACATGAAGCACGACACCGGCCTCGATAAGTACTACACCCTCATCATAATCCTCGAGCTTGGAATGCTCGGCATAGCGATAACCGGAGACCTCTTCAACTTCTACGTCTTCCTTGAGATAATGAGCATAGCCAGCTACGCCCTGGTTGCCTTCAGGAACGACACCTGGGAAGGTATTGAGGCCGGCATAAAGTATATGTTCGTTGGCTCTATAGCGAGTTCCCTGATTTTGCTCGGCATAGCGCTCCTCTACGGCCAGTACGGAACGCTGACGATGGGGTATCTAGCGTTAAAACTCTCCCAGAATCCGACGGTTGTCGGAAAGGTCGCATTAGCGCTCTTCATAGCGGGGCTTCTCTTCAAGAGCGGTGCTTCCCCGGTTCACATGTGGCTTGCCGATGCACACCCCGCTGCCCCAAGCTCGATTTCGGCTATGCTTTCCGGCCTGGTCATCAAGATAGGAGGAATCTACGCCCTCACGAGGATTCTGTTCAGCATCTACGGAACCAGTATTAGCACGAAGACGGTCGGATGGCTCATAATACTCTTCGCCTGTATAACGCTGATAGTCGGCAACGCTATGGCCGTAATCCAGACGGACATGAAGAGGCTCTTGGCTTATTCCTCGGTGGGACAGATAGGATACATTCTCCTTGGCCTCGGGATTGGTTTAGCGGCCTACGGAAGCCAGACAGGAGAGATAGCTTTAGCCGGAGCAATCTACCACACCTTTAACCACGCCCTCATGAAGGCACTCCTCTTCCTGATTGCAGGCGTTGTAATCCACCAGCTCGGGACGAGGAATTTGAACGAACTGAGCGGATTGGCCAAAACTATGCCCAAAACCACCTTTGCCTTCCTCATCGGTGCGGCCGCGATAATAGGAATGCCCCCCCTCAACGGCTTCGCGAGCAAATGGCTCATCTACGAGAGCTCAGCGATATTCAACCCGATACTCGGCGCAATAGCGATAATCGGAACGGCCTTCTGTACCGCGGCATATGTCAAAGTGCTCTACACCTTCTTCGGAAGGCCAAGTGAGAGGGTTATGAAGGCCAAAGACCCAGAGGGGACGATGCTCTGGCCGATACTAATACTCACAATCGCCATAATCGTCATGGGTCTCTTCCCGTGGCAGATAAGCGACAAGATAATGATTCCGGCTGTAAAGACCCTGGAGAACCAGCTGGCCTACGTGAGCACTCTCCTGGGAGGTGCGTGA
- a CDS encoding NADH-quinone oxidoreductase subunit K, whose amino-acid sequence MIQFQFITAFLLIVLGIYAFLAKRNLIKLILALDIIDSGIHLLLISLGYRIELNEVPTAPIYTGYETLKSPMVGPLPQALVLTSIVIGVCVLSLAIALTINAYRHYGTLDVRALRRLRG is encoded by the coding sequence ATGATTCAGTTCCAGTTCATCACCGCGTTCCTGCTCATAGTCCTCGGAATCTACGCCTTTTTGGCAAAGAGGAACCTAATCAAGCTGATTTTAGCGCTTGACATAATAGACTCTGGAATCCATCTCCTCCTAATAAGTCTCGGCTACCGCATAGAGCTGAACGAAGTACCAACGGCTCCTATTTACACGGGTTATGAAACGCTGAAGAGCCCGATGGTCGGGCCTTTACCCCAGGCCCTGGTTCTAACGAGCATAGTCATCGGAGTCTGTGTGCTTTCCCTCGCAATAGCCCTGACGATAAACGCCTACCGCCACTACGGAACCCTTGACGTGAGAGCTCTAAGGAGGTTGAGGGGATGA
- a CDS encoding Na(+)/H(+) antiporter subunit B, translating to MTCRPRCSGDMGLIVKTSARVIIPLIGIFGAYIVVHGHLTPGGGFQGGATIAGAGILFLVSFGLDEMKKHYNKSLYSALEGIGGLVFLGAAMLGMGVAFFYNALWHNGPFFNGKPGTLLSAGFLPIMNLAVGLKVFTGLISALTAIALYRRWKS from the coding sequence ATGACGTGCAGGCCAAGATGTAGTGGCGACATGGGGCTCATCGTTAAGACCTCGGCGAGGGTAATAATCCCGCTCATCGGAATCTTCGGTGCCTACATAGTGGTGCACGGTCACCTAACCCCCGGAGGAGGTTTTCAGGGCGGTGCCACCATAGCGGGAGCGGGGATACTCTTCCTCGTCTCGTTCGGCCTCGACGAGATGAAGAAGCACTACAACAAGAGCCTTTACTCAGCTCTGGAGGGGATAGGTGGCCTCGTCTTCCTCGGCGCGGCGATGCTGGGAATGGGTGTGGCCTTCTTCTACAACGCCCTCTGGCACAACGGACCCTTCTTCAACGGAAAACCAGGGACTCTACTCTCGGCCGGATTTCTGCCCATAATGAACCTGGCCGTAGGATTAAAGGTCTTCACGGGATTGATTAGCGCCCTCACCGCGATAGCACTCTACCGGAGGTGGAAGTCATGA
- the mbhE gene encoding hydrogen gas-evolving membrane-bound hydrogenase subunit E, translated as MKRTIAYLSLLFILGVLLYIANPNYGLVFGPGGKEWLSLRYTDNYYITHGLKEVGGMNIVTDIVFDYRGYDTIGEATVLFTAIAGAVALLRPWRGDES; from the coding sequence GTGAAGAGGACAATAGCTTACCTCTCACTGCTGTTCATCCTCGGTGTGCTCCTCTACATAGCAAACCCCAACTACGGGCTCGTCTTTGGTCCCGGAGGGAAGGAGTGGCTTTCGCTCCGCTATACGGACAACTACTACATTACCCACGGTCTAAAAGAGGTCGGCGGTATGAACATAGTCACGGACATAGTGTTTGATTACAGGGGCTACGATACAATTGGAGAAGCTACGGTTCTCTTCACGGCCATAGCAGGGGCTGTTGCACTTCTAAGGCCCTGGAGGGGGGACGAGTCATGA
- a CDS encoding DUF4040 domain-containing protein, whose product MKALTIDMTIQAIILFGVLITAYLTIRFRDLLAAALMSAAMSLLLSLEFYMLHAPDVAIAEAAVGAGVVTAVIVYGIAKTERWEVEA is encoded by the coding sequence ATGAAGGCATTAACGATTGATATGACGATTCAGGCGATAATACTCTTTGGCGTCCTCATCACCGCTTATCTGACCATTCGCTTTAGAGATTTGCTGGCCGCCGCGCTGATGTCGGCAGCGATGAGCCTGCTCCTCAGCCTTGAGTTCTACATGCTCCACGCACCTGACGTGGCTATAGCAGAGGCAGCCGTTGGTGCCGGAGTAGTTACCGCTGTGATAGTTTACGGCATAGCGAAGACCGAGAGATGGGAGGTGGAAGCGTGA
- the mnhG gene encoding monovalent cation/H(+) antiporter subunit G: protein MIEYLIYAFLSIAITFNILGSIALHRFPDVYTRLHGATKCTTFGTIFAVLAVVTHALNQLQVTGDPKYLQMALHSLVALVALLLTNPVGAHAIAKAAHLSGYKPARAVVDAYEEKLGGEAE from the coding sequence ATGATTGAGTACCTGATTTACGCCTTCCTTTCGATAGCGATAACCTTCAACATCCTGGGGAGCATTGCCCTGCACCGTTTCCCCGACGTTTACACTCGCCTTCACGGAGCGACGAAGTGCACAACCTTCGGAACGATATTCGCCGTTCTGGCTGTTGTTACCCACGCCCTCAACCAGCTCCAGGTTACCGGTGACCCGAAGTACCTCCAGATGGCCCTCCACAGTTTGGTTGCACTCGTTGCCCTCCTCCTCACAAACCCGGTCGGTGCCCACGCCATAGCCAAAGCGGCACACCTGAGCGGATACAAGCCAGCCAGAGCGGTTGTCGATGCCTACGAGGAGAAGCTCGGGGGTGAAGCGGAATGA
- a CDS encoding cation:proton antiporter gives MIDPVFFYATLLVSIASFLTILRIMLGPSVPDRVVGVDTLNTLIVATMVLLGAAYDRTIYIDIAIVYALLSYIGTLVIARYLQGGLQ, from the coding sequence ATGATTGACCCGGTGTTCTTCTATGCAACCCTGCTCGTCTCGATAGCATCGTTTCTAACGATACTGAGGATTATGCTGGGCCCAAGCGTTCCAGACAGGGTCGTCGGAGTTGACACCCTGAACACCCTGATCGTTGCGACGATGGTTCTTCTTGGAGCGGCCTACGACAGGACGATTTACATTGACATAGCCATAGTTTACGCCCTGCTGAGCTACATCGGAACCCTTGTCATAGCCCGCTACCTGCAGGGGGGATTGCAATGA
- a CDS encoding monovalent cation/H+ antiporter subunit E — translation MPFIVAFVFAYIIWLVLTAGTNGLLWNTQELIAGLIFALIVGYTTRDVVGDKSVRFLNPVKWIEWIVYVPVLFWGMVKANLHVAYLVITGKIRPGIVRVPVELENDAQYTILANSITLTPGTLTIDACPEEKALYVHWIDIPPGLERPENSGPVSGPFEKWARRLGR, via the coding sequence TTGCCCTTCATAGTCGCGTTCGTCTTCGCCTACATCATCTGGCTCGTGTTAACAGCGGGAACTAACGGACTGCTTTGGAACACCCAAGAGCTTATAGCCGGTCTGATATTCGCGCTCATAGTCGGCTACACCACGAGAGACGTTGTTGGGGATAAATCAGTCCGCTTCCTGAACCCTGTGAAGTGGATTGAATGGATTGTCTACGTACCCGTACTCTTCTGGGGGATGGTTAAGGCCAACCTCCACGTTGCTTATCTCGTCATAACGGGAAAGATAAGGCCCGGAATCGTCAGGGTTCCAGTGGAACTTGAGAACGACGCCCAGTACACGATTCTCGCCAATTCCATTACCCTAACCCCGGGAACGCTGACGATAGATGCCTGCCCAGAGGAAAAGGCTCTCTACGTCCACTGGATTGACATCCCCCCCGGCTTAGAAAGGCCAGAAAACTCGGGACCGGTTTCTGGGCCCTTTGAAAAATGGGCGAGGAGGTTGGGAAGATGA
- a CDS encoding 4Fe-4S dicluster domain-containing protein: protein MKLLVDFNACIGCETCEAVCDFIHDGRPNIRVVFASNGVGVPINCRHCEEAPCMAVCPVNAITRDRDGAVIINQETCIGCLMCLSVCPFGAISYEPVVKVVYKCDMCAERRAKGLKPACHEMCPANAIYYGPGDGEEKRIKVAEVISKHL from the coding sequence ATGAAGCTCCTCGTCGATTTCAACGCCTGCATAGGTTGCGAGACCTGCGAAGCGGTGTGCGACTTCATTCACGACGGGAGGCCTAACATAAGGGTTGTCTTCGCGAGCAATGGCGTTGGTGTGCCCATTAACTGTCGCCACTGTGAGGAAGCGCCCTGTATGGCCGTCTGCCCAGTGAACGCGATTACCCGCGACAGAGACGGGGCCGTGATAATAAACCAGGAAACGTGCATAGGATGTCTCATGTGTCTCTCAGTGTGCCCCTTCGGGGCGATAAGCTACGAGCCCGTCGTTAAGGTCGTCTACAAGTGCGACATGTGCGCCGAAAGAAGAGCCAAAGGACTGAAGCCGGCCTGCCACGAGATGTGCCCTGCTAACGCTATCTACTACGGGCCCGGCGATGGAGAGGAGAAGAGGATAAAAGTTGCAGAGGTAATTTCCAAGCACCTCTAA